A part of Diachasmimorpha longicaudata isolate KC_UGA_2023 chromosome 11, iyDiaLong2, whole genome shotgun sequence genomic DNA contains:
- the LOC135167137 gene encoding carboxyl-terminal PDZ ligand of neuronal nitric oxide synthase protein isoform X1 has product MPSKKQYNLVHNDEYDTRIPLHSEEAFHRGIVFHAKFIGSMDVPRPTSRVEIVAAMRRIRYEFKAKGIKKKKVTLEVSVDGLKVTLRKKKKKQQWMDENKAFQMHYPIYRIFYVSHDSHDLKIFSYIARDGNSNSFKCNVFKSSKKSQAMRVVRTVGQAFEVCHKLSINAASEERDQEIDKERERSDDHLPRNEDYEDEMTNDRQPIIQPRSPSPNVHKDMSLMGDGEDTGVDQPPAVAPCIIRTHSSASPIRQSPSGTVPSECGDVLLLGGNELTSLKHEIQLLRERLEQQGQQTRAAVAHARLLQDQLAAETAARVEAQTRTHQLLVQNKELLEHIGALVSHLREQDRASGIHGAVQSPGAQGTNNLMNQQSPNVPDLSTLGQSHSRTPGQSSPWELEPPSFTYSYTPDPLYGTGGLDLGGYGASNDQLHFQTQLLERLHNISPYQTQRSPYATPSPYPMQAPSFLLSPANKPSNSHTSMRLSQGNSFASSPVMSHKIPGYTSQSEDPLSDLHALIKPLPCTLPRQRNSLHFARDTQDSRQQRASCPPQTTVILDPPPQRRKAEQPKQDSPRPQGSPARETPSRESQSIDKNIPKSSLATILRSPGPPPSRTTSARLPARNDLMSQVQRKTWARHTTK; this is encoded by the exons ATGCCCTCGAAGAAGCAGTACAATCTCGTTCACAATGATGAGTACGATACGAGGATCCCGCTGCACAGCGAGGAGGCCTTTCATCGTGGCATCGTATTCCATGCTAAG TTCATCGGGTCCATGGATGTACCGCGACCCACTAGCCGAGTGGAGATCGTGGCGGCGATGCGACGGATTAGA TACGAATTTAAAGCGAAAGGTATCAAGAAGAAAAAAGTAACTCTGGAGGTATCAGTGGATGGTCTGAAAGTGACTCTCCGAAAGAAAAAG AAAAAACAACAATGGATGGACGAGAACAAGGCATTCCAGATGCACTATCCAATCTATCGAATATTCTACGTTTCTCATGACAGTCACGATCTCAAGATATTTAGCTACATAGCGCGGGATGGAAACAGTAATTCCTTCAAGTGCAATGTTTTCAAATCTAGTAAAAAG AGCCAAGCCATGAGGGTAGTTAGAACGGTCGGACAGGCTTTTGAGGTGTGCCATAAATTGAGTATCAATGCAGCGTCCGAGGAGCGCGACCAGGAAATTGATAAAGAGAGGGAGCGGAGCGACGATCATCTGCCTCGTAATGAGGATTACGAAGACGAGATGACGAATGATCGACAGCCGATCATACAGCCACGCTCACCATCACCGAATGTACACAAAGATATGTCACTCATGGGGGATGGGGAGGATACAGGAGTGGATCAACCACCTGCGGTTGCACCTTGTATTATCAGAACGCATTCCTCGGCATCGCCTATCAGGCAATCGCCATCG GGAACAGTTCCATCAGAATGTGGAGACGTGCTCCTGCTTGGTGGAAATGAGTTGACTTCTCTAAAACATGAGATTCAATTACTCAGGGAGCGTTTGGAGCAGCAGGGCCAGCAGACTCGTGCAGCTGTGGCGCATGCCAGGCTACTCCAGGATCAACTCGCTGCGGAAACTGCAGCAAGAGTCGAAGCTCAA ACGAGAACACATCAATTACTGGTCCAGAATAAGGAGCTGTTAGAACACATTGGTGCCCTAGTGAGTCATTTGCGTGAGCAAGATCGTGCATCTGGTATCCATGGTGCTGTACAGTCACCAGGTGCTCAAGGAACAAATAATCTCATGAATCAACAATCACCAAATGTTCCCGACCTGTCCACTCTCGGCCAG TCTCACTCGAGAACACCTGGCCAGAGCTCACCCTGGGAGCTAGAACCACCGTCTTTCACGTATTCATACACACCAGATCCCCTCTATGGTACTGGGGGACTCGATCTAGGGGGGTACGGTGCATCCAATGATCAATTGCACTTTCAGACGCAGCTACTCGAGAGATTGCACAACATAAGTCCTTATCAGACACAGCGGTCACCGTACGCTACACCCTCACCCTATCCCATGCAAGCACCGAGTTTTCTACTGTCGCCGGCTAATAAACCATCG AATTCCCACACATCCATGAGGCTTTCACAAGGAAATAGTTTCGCCTCGTCTCCAGTGATGTCTCATAAAATTCCGGGATATACTTCCCAATCAGAGGATCCATTATCAGATCTCCATGCCCTCATAAAACCCCTCCCCTGCACGCTCCCCCGTCAAAGAAATTCCCTGCACTTTGCCAGAGATACTCAGGACTCGCGACAGCAGAGAGCCAGCTGTCCTCCCCAGACGACAGTCATCCTGGATCCACCCCCTCAAAGACGAAAAGCTGAACAGCCGAAACAGGACAGCCCGAGACCACAAGGGAGTCCTGCTAGGGAGACCCCGAGCAGGGAATCCCAGTCCATTGACAAAAACATCCCTAAAAGCAGTCTCGCGACAATCCTAAGATCACCGGGACCTCCACCCTCCAGGACAACCAGTGCTCGGCTCCCAGCACGGAATGACCTCATGAGCCAGGTACAACGGAAAACCTGGGCACGCCACACGACCAAATAG
- the LOC135167137 gene encoding capon-like protein isoform X2, with protein sequence MLRNPGKLTIASEVPMSGGGQSPGTPEPGTPGGSRPRKKLSFKEPEFFGYLRMKKPSFRAKPPVPNPPPASHQPTRVALDEQPFEEEDEDFEELQSQAMRVVRTVGQAFEVCHKLSINAASEERDQEIDKERERSDDHLPRNEDYEDEMTNDRQPIIQPRSPSPNVHKDMSLMGDGEDTGVDQPPAVAPCIIRTHSSASPIRQSPSGTVPSECGDVLLLGGNELTSLKHEIQLLRERLEQQGQQTRAAVAHARLLQDQLAAETAARVEAQTRTHQLLVQNKELLEHIGALVSHLREQDRASGIHGAVQSPGAQGTNNLMNQQSPNVPDLSTLGQSHSRTPGQSSPWELEPPSFTYSYTPDPLYGTGGLDLGGYGASNDQLHFQTQLLERLHNISPYQTQRSPYATPSPYPMQAPSFLLSPANKPSNSHTSMRLSQGNSFASSPVMSHKIPGYTSQSEDPLSDLHALIKPLPCTLPRQRNSLHFARDTQDSRQQRASCPPQTTVILDPPPQRRKAEQPKQDSPRPQGSPARETPSRESQSIDKNIPKSSLATILRSPGPPPSRTTSARLPARNDLMSQVQRKTWARHTTK encoded by the exons ATGTTGAGAAATCCCGGGAAGTTGACGATTGCCTCGGAAGTGCCGATGAGTGGAGGTGGTCAGAGTCCTGGTACGCCTGAGCCAGGCACTCCGGGAGGTAGTAGACCTCGAAAGAAATTGTCCTTCAAGGAGCCGGAATTTTTTGGCTACTTGAGGATGAAAAAGCCGTCATTTAGGGCAAAGCCACCAGTTCCTAATCCTCCTCCGGCCTCTCATCAACCTACTCGTGTTGCGTTGGATGAGCAGCCGTTTGAGGAGGAGGATGAGGACTTCGAAGAACTTCAG AGCCAAGCCATGAGGGTAGTTAGAACGGTCGGACAGGCTTTTGAGGTGTGCCATAAATTGAGTATCAATGCAGCGTCCGAGGAGCGCGACCAGGAAATTGATAAAGAGAGGGAGCGGAGCGACGATCATCTGCCTCGTAATGAGGATTACGAAGACGAGATGACGAATGATCGACAGCCGATCATACAGCCACGCTCACCATCACCGAATGTACACAAAGATATGTCACTCATGGGGGATGGGGAGGATACAGGAGTGGATCAACCACCTGCGGTTGCACCTTGTATTATCAGAACGCATTCCTCGGCATCGCCTATCAGGCAATCGCCATCG GGAACAGTTCCATCAGAATGTGGAGACGTGCTCCTGCTTGGTGGAAATGAGTTGACTTCTCTAAAACATGAGATTCAATTACTCAGGGAGCGTTTGGAGCAGCAGGGCCAGCAGACTCGTGCAGCTGTGGCGCATGCCAGGCTACTCCAGGATCAACTCGCTGCGGAAACTGCAGCAAGAGTCGAAGCTCAA ACGAGAACACATCAATTACTGGTCCAGAATAAGGAGCTGTTAGAACACATTGGTGCCCTAGTGAGTCATTTGCGTGAGCAAGATCGTGCATCTGGTATCCATGGTGCTGTACAGTCACCAGGTGCTCAAGGAACAAATAATCTCATGAATCAACAATCACCAAATGTTCCCGACCTGTCCACTCTCGGCCAG TCTCACTCGAGAACACCTGGCCAGAGCTCACCCTGGGAGCTAGAACCACCGTCTTTCACGTATTCATACACACCAGATCCCCTCTATGGTACTGGGGGACTCGATCTAGGGGGGTACGGTGCATCCAATGATCAATTGCACTTTCAGACGCAGCTACTCGAGAGATTGCACAACATAAGTCCTTATCAGACACAGCGGTCACCGTACGCTACACCCTCACCCTATCCCATGCAAGCACCGAGTTTTCTACTGTCGCCGGCTAATAAACCATCG AATTCCCACACATCCATGAGGCTTTCACAAGGAAATAGTTTCGCCTCGTCTCCAGTGATGTCTCATAAAATTCCGGGATATACTTCCCAATCAGAGGATCCATTATCAGATCTCCATGCCCTCATAAAACCCCTCCCCTGCACGCTCCCCCGTCAAAGAAATTCCCTGCACTTTGCCAGAGATACTCAGGACTCGCGACAGCAGAGAGCCAGCTGTCCTCCCCAGACGACAGTCATCCTGGATCCACCCCCTCAAAGACGAAAAGCTGAACAGCCGAAACAGGACAGCCCGAGACCACAAGGGAGTCCTGCTAGGGAGACCCCGAGCAGGGAATCCCAGTCCATTGACAAAAACATCCCTAAAAGCAGTCTCGCGACAATCCTAAGATCACCGGGACCTCCACCCTCCAGGACAACCAGTGCTCGGCTCCCAGCACGGAATGACCTCATGAGCCAGGTACAACGGAAAACCTGGGCACGCCACACGACCAAATAG
- the LOC135167134 gene encoding anaphase-promoting complex subunit 5 gives MNNRDLLNMEETSSSHKSNKETLTPYKIGVTLLIKEYCLAMPKTPQERRDFCILALKLIQSPDMDLKALIFALYSTEYVLQRLARKMEVECVHLCEKTVGVEGLLELFDVLARLIKSPQDLPLTTNALCRSSVLGLYVRRTIIFFEELSFSEVAQLYDAFVKDFDEAALALVNARNLPTPKIDLGNMKEQSKNKNIWDCRRAELLVAQQAQALQTDEHKAMPPAKLQTLVRELLSCNPYYAEAHYLSYLNCLRVNEYCGAQDSLYHCFDRLAPLENRSLTEDRSRTFRYAALNLAALHAQFDHKEVAKAALKEAVMMAQEAGDNVCLQLAHAWMYHLSKENKSQLIERSVGKASMLGITHTTSLGLIASAHNSALEGKSPSHVFLTLIKSDVLNCQHSMKDLMSMSYAEKAALWAYYGKAEMSIVSSQLLLLHNSGNKKQTMFNGSSTCQAVVNIVNALVEFGEYNLVDVLLDHAKERFPNEPSNKIWMLSQQLYRLTKLMRHEKWSDAEAIANQISSLDPIESKFRLAEVALAKGDYPTGLEHISNIEKDEDLNPQNRVRAMILSSQIMNSSILPGNGITGTNSLVSLNAALEMATKYHLSYYEALVKMHLANVQLIMGMPNQASTLLDEAIVQILAHGGWYDQARALVVHAKCLVATAPRATERRRVVIQDAIKALLKAKTHFTKVEAFGKVKNTVYLLSLLYNEIDLKAERNQCAFEFRQLDEQYPTKSNTSTLY, from the exons atgaATAATAGGGATTTGTTGAATATGGAGGAGACATCCAGTAGTCATAAGTCAAATAAGGAGACTCTGACACCTTATAAAATTGGCGTTACTTTGTTGATAAAGGAATACTGCTTGGCCATGCCAAAAA CTCCTCAGGAACGTCGAGATTTTTGTATTCTTGCATTGAAGTTGATCCAG TCCCCTGACATGGACTTGAAGGCTCTCATATTTGCCCTATACAGCACCGAATACGTCCTCCAACGTTTAGCAAGAAAAATGGAGGTAGAGTGCGTGCACTTATGCGAAAAAACGGTTGGGGTTGAGGGTCTCCTGGAGCTCTTCGACGTCCTAGCACGACTGATAAAATCCCCCCAAGATCTCCCCCTTACTACTAATGCTCTGTGCAGGAGTTCAGTATTAGGTTTGTACGTTAGAAGaaccataatattttttgaggAGCTCTCGTTCTCGGAGGTTGCACAGCTATACGATGCCTTTGTCAAGGACTTCGATGAGGCTGCATTAGCCCTGGTAAATGCACGAAACCTTCCGACACCAAAGATAGACCTGGGGAACATGAAAGA gcaatcgaagaataaaaatatctggGACTGCAGAAGGGCTGAACTTCTGGTCGCCCAGCAAGCTCAAGCGCTCCAGACAGACGAGCACAAGGCGATGCCTCCGGCAAAACTGCAGACACTAGTTCGAGAGTTACTGTCTTGTAATCCTTACTATGCTGAAGCCCATTACCTGAGTTACCTTAATTGCCTACGAGTCAATGAATACTGTGGAGCCCAGGACAGCCTTTACCATTGTTTCGATAGATTGGCACCTTTAGAGAATAGATCACTAACTGAGGACAGGTCCAGGACCTTCCGATATGCTGCATTGAACTTGGCGGCTCTCCATGCACAGTTCGATCATAAAGAAGTAGCTAAAGCCGCATTGAAGGAGGCGGTTATGATGGCTCAGGAAGCTGGAGACAATGTTTGCTTGCAGCTGGCACATGCTTGGATGTATCATTTGTCGAAGGAGAATAA GAGTCAGCTGATTGAACGTTCGGTTGGGAAAGCAAGTATGCTGGGTATAACCCACACAACTAGTCTGGGATTGATAGCCTCGGCTCACAATTCAGCACTGGAAGGGAAAAGTCCATCACACGTGTTCCTGACACTGATTAAATCCGATGTTTTAAATTGTCAGCATTCCATGAAGGATCTCATGTCAATGTCTTACGCGGAGAAAGCAGCACTCTGGGCGTACTATGGCAAAGCTGAAATGTCTATAGTGTCCTCACAATTGCTACTGCTGCATAATTCGGGGAATAAGAAGCAGACGATGTTCAATGGGTCCTCGACGTGTCAAGCTGTAGTAAACATTGTCAATGCTTTAGTCGAGTTCGGGGAGTACAACCTCGTGGATGTTTTGTTGGATCATGCGAAAGAGAGGTTCCCTAATGAACCATCTAACAAG aTATGGATGCTGAGTCAACAATTATACCgattaacaaaattaatgaGGCACGAGAAATGGAGCGATGCAGAAGCGATAGCAAATCAAATATCAAGTTTAGACCCTATTGAAAGTAAATTCCGACTGGCTGAAGTTGCACTGGCGAAAGGAGATTACCCAACAGGTTTGGAGCACATAAGTAACATCGAAAAAGACGAAGACCTTAATCCACAGAATAGAGTCAGGGCGATGATTCTTTCTAGTCAGATCATGAATTCATCCATCCTCCCAGGGAATGGCATCACCGGGACCAATTCTCTAGTTTCATTGAACGCAGCTTTGGAAATGGCGACGAAGTATCACCTATCGTATTATGAAGCCCTCGTTAAAATGCATCTGGCGAATGTACAG CTGATAATGGGAATGCCGAATCAAGCATCAACCCTCTTAGACGAGGCAATAGTACAAATCCTGGCGCACGGTGGCTGGTACGACCAGGCGCGTGCCCTAGTTGTCCACGCAAAGTGCCTCGTGGCGACGGCCCCCCGAGCTACAGAGAGACGCCGAGTCGTCATTCAAGACGCCATAAAAGCTCTCCTCAAGGCCAAGACTCATTTTACTAAAGTGGAAGCCTTTGGCAAAGTCAAGAACACGGTTTATCTACTGAGTTTACTATATAATGAGATTGATTTGAAAGCTGAACGTAATCAGTGTGCCTTCGAATTTCGACAGCTCGATGAGCAGTATCCTACTAAGTCTAATACATCAACGTTGTATTAA